Proteins co-encoded in one Zonotrichia albicollis isolate bZonAlb1 chromosome 30, bZonAlb1.hap1, whole genome shotgun sequence genomic window:
- the S100A11 gene encoding protein S100-A11 → MPTETERCIESLLAVFQRYAGREGDACTLSKREFRAFMDTELAAFTKNQKDPGVVDRMMKKLDMNSDGQLDFQEFLNLIGGIAVACHDSLVLKAPKP, encoded by the exons CCCACGGAGACGGAGCGCTGCATCGAGTCGCTGCTGGCCGTGTTCCAGCGCTACGCCGGGCGCGAGGGCGACGCCTGCACGCTCTCCAAGCGGGAATTCCGCGCCTTCATGGACACCGAGCTGGCCGCCTTCACCAAG aaCCAGAAGGACCCGGGCGTGGTGGACAGGATGATGAAGAAGCTGGACATGAACAGCGATGGGCAGCTGGACTTCCAGGAGTTCCTGAACCTCATCGGGGGCATCGCCGTGGCCTGCCACGACTCCCTGGTGCTCAAGGCCCCCAAACCCTGA